The Hahella sp. HNIBRBA332 genome window below encodes:
- a CDS encoding LysR substrate-binding domain-containing protein, whose protein sequence is MMDKQLLADLLYLEAIAEQQSFTAAASAMGVSQSAISQSIKRMEAQLGFPLLERTTRRMRFTPQGERLLLGVRRALGEIKGALDQIHSEREEGVLRVETFATFGMYWLLPRLPEFHKLHPGIRVYLNTEESIRPAGSGDADVMLRFASAPPSGFFSQVLGTERIFPVCSPLLLQQYPDVGASEVLRQATLLATTNDGSDNCMKSWEQWSRRTGIDVGKDIIYFSRTELVLQAAQAGQGVALGRTYIVADAIANGSLIALDADPIPAPFTYYFATPYERADWPKVKKFREWLMGKLVVQ, encoded by the coding sequence ATGATGGATAAACAACTTCTTGCCGACCTGCTTTATCTGGAGGCGATAGCGGAGCAGCAAAGCTTCACCGCCGCCGCTTCCGCCATGGGCGTCAGTCAGAGCGCCATCAGCCAGAGCATCAAGCGCATGGAGGCGCAACTCGGCTTCCCTCTATTGGAGAGAACCACGCGACGCATGCGGTTTACCCCTCAGGGGGAGCGTTTGCTGCTGGGCGTTCGCAGGGCGCTTGGCGAGATCAAAGGCGCGCTGGATCAGATTCATAGCGAGCGGGAAGAAGGCGTGTTGCGAGTGGAAACCTTCGCTACTTTCGGGATGTACTGGTTGTTGCCCAGGCTGCCGGAATTTCACAAACTGCATCCCGGCATTCGTGTGTATCTGAATACGGAAGAGAGCATTCGCCCCGCCGGATCAGGTGATGCGGACGTCATGCTGCGCTTCGCCTCTGCGCCGCCTAGCGGCTTTTTCAGTCAGGTGTTGGGAACAGAGCGGATCTTTCCGGTTTGCAGCCCTCTGCTGCTACAACAGTATCCTGATGTGGGCGCTTCTGAGGTGTTGCGGCAGGCCACCTTGCTGGCCACAACCAATGACGGCTCTGATAACTGCATGAAGAGTTGGGAGCAATGGTCGCGACGCACAGGCATCGATGTCGGCAAAGATATTATCTATTTCAGTCGCACGGAACTGGTGCTGCAAGCCGCCCAGGCCGGCCAGGGCGTGGCGCTCGGCCGCACCTACATCGTCGCGGACGCTATCGCTAACGGCAGCCTGATCGCCCTGGACGCAGACCCGATTCCCGCCCCCTTCACCTACTACTTCGCCACCCCCTATGAACGAGCGGACTGGCCAAAAGTGAAGAAGTTTCGGGAGTGGTTGATGGGGAAACTAGTGGTGCAATAA
- a CDS encoding PhzF family phenazine biosynthesis protein, producing the protein MNHSVKLISSFVDNGVGGNPAGVVLEADGMAEAEMQRLASLAGYPETAFVSHSDIATVKLDFFTPTKRIPHCGHATVAAFSVLAQQGKVDQGAHSKETIDGPRHIRIEGDKAYLEQIRRHVTPITAAQQEAAANALGLEAKKVCALATPHVVNVGVSFLVIALPTMDDLRRIKPDMQRIAALSEALGLIGFYVISPETEVSGRTISARMFAPYYGINEESATGMGAGCASVYLYEVLGQKGEHYLIEQGRLMTPRSPSLIEAELEITDGLPHRLWIGGVAKIMEG; encoded by the coding sequence ATGAATCATTCAGTCAAACTAATAAGTTCTTTCGTCGATAACGGCGTCGGCGGTAATCCCGCCGGAGTAGTGCTGGAGGCGGACGGAATGGCGGAAGCGGAAATGCAACGCCTCGCCAGCCTAGCCGGATATCCGGAAACCGCATTCGTATCGCACTCTGATATCGCCACAGTGAAATTGGACTTTTTCACCCCCACCAAGCGTATCCCCCACTGCGGACACGCCACGGTTGCGGCTTTTTCCGTCCTCGCACAACAAGGCAAAGTCGACCAGGGGGCGCATAGCAAAGAGACCATAGACGGACCACGCCATATCCGCATCGAAGGTGACAAAGCCTATTTGGAGCAAATCCGTCGGCATGTCACCCCGATTACGGCAGCGCAACAGGAAGCAGCCGCCAACGCTTTGGGACTGGAAGCGAAGAAGGTATGCGCATTGGCGACACCCCATGTGGTCAATGTCGGCGTCTCTTTTCTGGTGATCGCGCTACCCACCATGGATGATCTGCGCCGTATCAAACCTGATATGCAACGCATCGCCGCCCTGAGCGAAGCGCTCGGTCTTATCGGTTTTTATGTTATTAGCCCGGAGACGGAAGTGAGCGGCCGCACCATCAGCGCCCGCATGTTCGCCCCTTATTATGGAATTAATGAGGAATCAGCGACTGGAATGGGCGCCGGCTGCGCTTCGGTATACCTGTATGAAGTTTTGGGCCAAAAGGGTGAGCATTACCTCATTGAACAGGGCCGCTTGATGACGCCCCGCTCTCCCAGCCTGATCGAGGCGGAGCTGGAAATCACTGACGGCTTGCCACATCGCCTGTGGATCGGCGGCGTCGCCAAAATCATGGAGGGCTGA
- a CDS encoding LysE family translocator, producing MIDAMLSAELVQVCMIAVFMAISPGADFAMITRNSLFYSRRAGLLAALGVASATWVHTAYTLAGLVVLMASSVWVFTAVKWVGGLYLIYIGWKTWKSRLEIPQQHALPDSAKSDWAYFRQGFITNATNPKTTLFYLSIFTQVANPDTSLAVQLLYGLIISLAHGLWFSALAIGITHQRVLEKLRAGGRHIGRTLGGALMAMGAGLMASHR from the coding sequence ATGATCGATGCCATGCTCTCCGCCGAGCTGGTACAGGTCTGCATGATCGCGGTGTTTATGGCGATCAGTCCCGGCGCAGACTTCGCCATGATCACCCGCAACAGTCTGTTCTACTCGCGTCGCGCGGGGCTGCTCGCGGCGCTCGGCGTCGCCAGCGCCACCTGGGTGCATACCGCCTATACCCTCGCCGGTCTGGTGGTGCTCATGGCGAGCTCGGTCTGGGTGTTTACGGCGGTGAAGTGGGTGGGCGGGCTCTATCTGATTTATATCGGTTGGAAGACCTGGAAAAGTCGTCTGGAGATCCCTCAGCAGCACGCTCTTCCAGACAGTGCAAAATCCGATTGGGCATATTTCCGGCAAGGTTTCATCACTAACGCCACGAATCCCAAAACCACCCTTTTCTACCTGAGCATCTTCACCCAGGTAGCGAACCCGGACACGTCATTGGCGGTGCAGTTGCTTTATGGGCTGATCATCAGTCTGGCGCACGGTCTCTGGTTCTCAGCGTTGGCGATCGGCATTACGCACCAGCGCGTGTTGGAAAAATTGCGGGCGGGCGGACGCCATATCGGTCGCACGCTGGGCGGCGCCCTCATGGCCATGGGCGCGGGTCTGATGGCGTCTCACCGGTAA
- a CDS encoding antibiotic biosynthesis monooxygenase, which yields MFAVIFELEPNPDRKAQYLQLAADLKPLLETIDGFISIERFQSLSQPEKLLSLSFWRDEEAVKVWRNQVEHRMAQQCGRTDVFSDYRLRVAAVIRDYGMTDRAEAPEDSRAVLRG from the coding sequence ATGTTCGCCGTTATCTTTGAACTGGAGCCCAATCCGGACAGAAAAGCTCAGTATTTGCAACTAGCCGCGGACCTTAAACCTCTACTGGAGACCATCGACGGCTTTATATCCATCGAACGTTTTCAAAGCCTGAGTCAGCCGGAAAAACTGTTGTCCCTGTCTTTCTGGCGGGACGAAGAGGCGGTGAAAGTCTGGCGCAATCAGGTGGAGCACCGTATGGCGCAGCAATGCGGCCGTACGGATGTGTTTTCGGATTATCGGCTGAGGGTCGCTGCAGTGATTAGAGACTATGGCATGACGGATCGGGCGGAGGCCCCGGAGGACAGCCGCGCTGTCCTCCGGGGTTGA
- a CDS encoding NIPSNAP family protein: MNLICFIEYHIDPFQLDAFRTYAQNWGRIIPECGGELIGYFLPHEGTNYVAYGLIGFESLAAYEAYRTRLKNDPAGRENFQFAQAHKFILQERRTFLTAAPDTLLKLSAQALGKVS, encoded by the coding sequence ATGAATCTGATCTGCTTTATTGAATATCACATAGATCCATTCCAGTTGGATGCATTTCGAACTTATGCGCAAAACTGGGGGCGGATTATTCCAGAGTGTGGCGGGGAGCTGATTGGCTATTTCCTTCCCCATGAAGGGACCAACTATGTCGCCTACGGACTGATTGGTTTTGAGAGTCTGGCCGCCTATGAAGCCTACCGGACCCGCCTGAAAAACGATCCCGCCGGACGGGAGAACTTTCAGTTCGCCCAGGCGCATAAATTTATTCTGCAGGAGCGTCGCACGTTTCTCACAGCGGCGCCGGATACCTTGTTGAAGTTGAGCGCTCAGGCGCTGGGGAAGGTGAGCTGA
- a CDS encoding helix-turn-helix transcriptional regulator encodes MSNESHFSPDPDINQVPDITKVAALIGDAARASMLIALLGGKALTATELAAEADITAATASSHLKKLTDAQLVIPQKQGRHKYFQLRSREIAEFLETLLNVSATVEHSRASTGPKDPALRHARVCYDHLAGEVGVSLLDGLKSSGVLIEQDQQLLLTPSGRDLFNSLGADVGSLEKLRRPVCKNCLDWSERRHHLAGSLGQWVLQDILNRGWARKDLDSRVIRFTADGLQALRNRYALTNQIA; translated from the coding sequence ATGTCGAACGAATCGCATTTCAGTCCAGACCCGGACATAAACCAAGTTCCAGACATAACAAAAGTCGCGGCCCTTATCGGCGACGCCGCCCGCGCCAGCATGCTCATCGCCTTGCTGGGCGGAAAAGCCCTGACCGCAACGGAACTGGCTGCGGAAGCGGACATCACCGCCGCCACCGCCAGCAGTCATCTGAAAAAGCTGACAGACGCGCAACTGGTGATCCCCCAGAAGCAAGGACGTCATAAATACTTCCAGTTACGCAGCCGCGAGATCGCCGAGTTCCTGGAAACGCTGCTGAATGTTTCCGCCACGGTGGAACATAGTCGCGCTTCTACCGGCCCGAAAGATCCAGCGCTGCGGCATGCCCGCGTCTGTTACGACCACTTGGCGGGAGAAGTCGGCGTCAGCCTGCTCGACGGCCTCAAAAGCAGTGGCGTGTTGATCGAGCAGGATCAACAATTACTCCTGACCCCAAGCGGTCGCGATCTGTTTAACTCATTAGGCGCGGATGTCGGCAGCCTGGAGAAACTACGCCGGCCTGTATGCAAAAATTGTTTGGACTGGAGCGAACGCCGACACCACCTGGCGGGCTCACTCGGACAATGGGTTTTACAGGACATTCTCAATCGGGGCTGGGCGCGGAAAGATCTGGATTCCCGAGTGATCCGATTCACGGCTGACGGACTGCAAGCCCTGCGCAACCGCTACGCGTTAACCAATCAAATCGCCTGA
- a CDS encoding matrixin family metalloprotease, with protein sequence MYRQAIHKLLSGLSDVRLILLAALCLAAPFAGAYTYRTCDGNAIKWNGNQTTMYISTTSFPAGSTWDSRLQNAMWHWNNVKGSRFLYYVNRDTDGSHNDNNGRNEVYLDNSLGGSTLAVTLTRYHCYWLFGYQYGIDETDIGFNNNISWNLGSLSYTNLGSPYSFESVALHELGHALGLLHENRWMATMNSYYPNSGPLGHYKEWDPLADDRLGSRVIYPDSTTETDIAGSVFKRTGTGTSGLVSSPTYAYRGTNVTIQFTFSNQSTATKTFDINFYLSTNNYISTGDTYLGSNYGAWGSEGFTGTFSRTLYIPTTVAPGTYWLGFIVDPNNAISESVESNNYMEMPRSITIY encoded by the coding sequence ATGTATCGTCAAGCTATTCACAAATTACTATCGGGGCTGAGCGACGTCCGGCTGATTTTGCTGGCGGCTCTCTGCCTTGCGGCGCCTTTCGCCGGAGCCTACACCTACCGCACTTGCGACGGTAACGCGATCAAGTGGAACGGCAACCAGACCACAATGTACATCAGCACCACCTCATTCCCTGCCGGCAGTACCTGGGATTCGCGGCTGCAGAATGCTATGTGGCATTGGAATAACGTTAAAGGCTCGCGCTTTTTGTATTACGTCAATCGCGATACCGATGGCAGTCATAACGATAATAATGGGCGTAATGAAGTCTACCTTGATAACAGTCTGGGAGGCAGCACCCTGGCGGTGACGCTGACCCGTTACCACTGTTACTGGCTGTTCGGCTATCAGTACGGCATTGACGAAACCGATATCGGTTTCAATAACAACATCAGTTGGAATTTGGGCAGCCTGAGCTATACCAATCTGGGATCGCCTTACAGCTTTGAAAGCGTCGCTCTGCACGAACTTGGACATGCTCTGGGGTTGCTGCATGAAAACCGCTGGATGGCCACCATGAATTCCTATTACCCGAACAGCGGTCCTCTCGGCCACTATAAGGAATGGGACCCCTTGGCGGATGATCGTCTGGGATCGCGGGTGATCTACCCCGACAGCACCACAGAAACCGATATCGCCGGCTCCGTGTTTAAGCGCACTGGCACAGGCACATCCGGGCTGGTGTCCAGTCCGACATACGCCTATCGCGGCACGAACGTCACTATCCAGTTCACGTTCAGCAACCAAAGCACGGCGACCAAGACCTTCGATATCAACTTCTATCTGTCCACTAATAATTACATCAGCACTGGGGACACCTATCTAGGCTCCAACTACGGCGCCTGGGGCTCAGAGGGCTTCACCGGCACATTCAGTCGCACGCTGTATATCCCCACCACGGTGGCGCCGGGAACCTACTGGCTTGGGTTTATTGTCGACCCCAACAATGCGATATCCGAATCGGTTGAAAGCAATAACTATATGGAAATGCCCAGAAGCATCACGATCTACTAA